The DNA region AGGACCAATTGATTGACACTGTATTACAATCGATTGTACAAACTTGTTGTATATGAACAGTGGAAAATTTTagcaggaccaatcgattgacactcaggATCAATCGAATGACACTCAACAAACTTTGAAAAACATAAATATgagaggaaccaatcgattgacttaAGTTAGaaacttcaaaatccatttcttaaGTGTTTTTAAATGCATTCTTCCAACCATTAATCAATTGTGATGCTATGCTTATGTTAAATACATGTTAATGGTGAGAATTACATGATGAATATAATAAGTTAACCTAGGATTGGTATTAGGTCACGAGGGAGGTTTATGACTTAGATAACATTGAATGGCGatattcattcgtacgacgcttatgtggaggcTGTGTACGAATTGTTGCCttgattgagaatgagacgcattgtatggaacatgccatgttattaattgtgtattatggtgaatgaagtcacctatgattaatggattttgttatggttcgtggaaccaatgaATTGTGAAACCGGTCATGTATTCGGAATGTGTATTTTCTGTGACGGTGCACATCTCTatttggtatgcttagatgaataagcattgggatgtgagaccgatgattcgagcctcaattgggtttgagccccaaccatggcggacatggagaaaaggtggacacctaagtgggttaaagtctcatacggtgaaagatatcctaggtgggttagagtcccatacgggtgatggtcgcttgaactggggattaaccctcatagaggacccgatatccactGCGAAAGTtgaatcatacgagcatgcatgaaccgggcctggcttagacgtaaatccgttcgggaattgatgcgtCGTGACATGAATAATGATCATGattgagttatgagaactcagatgcatgttgccatacattgcgagttagtttccccatcgctcacGTATTTGTTaccttgttgacttgagttggatatgagttgaatattgatttgaaaaccctgtagagctgagtggacccataagatagggaacccatgcgattattatctcaccccatgttgttgattatttttcaggtggttctgagcAGGAGAAGGGTAATGGcaagatagagtgatgtcttgcttacctgaTGACTAATGGCTTTTCTTTCTACTGTGTAGATACTTTTGAGATCATTGTCTAATAATTTAGATCAgtagttttattttgggcacttTTGTGTACATTTTGTGCCATGTTGTATTTATTTTGGGCATGTATTTGAATATGTACATTGTGTTGCTGGGtgcttatgtatttcagtaccagttttacactatgtataatatgtattataggcatatattatatgtgggtgttacagttggtatcagagcaggttgtATCCTCGACCTAGCCATGAAATATTATAAGTATTTCTCTCTGCCTCATATGTGGGTTGTCATCATTGTCCTTGGTGTTATATTCATAGTATTGAGCCTGATCAACTTAATCCTATTTGTATGACATTAGGGATCATGACTGGTAGATGCAGAGGTCACGGTAGACCCAGAACTCGAAATTCATACTCCGAACCACCAAGTGGTAGTGAaggttttcaatggccttagTTTGTCCAACAGATGTAACAGCAACATAATCAATTCATGCAACAGATGATGCAGCAGTCGAATGGTGGTTTGCAACCTCAAGGGGTTGCACAAGAAGTTGCAGGTGGTAGTTTCTGAGATTTCTTTCGCATGAATCCTCCTGGGTTTCATGGTGGGTTAAATGAGGCTTATGGGGGGACACCTAACATGGAAAGAGCGTTCCCAGCCTATGTAGGGGTGCAAAGACAATGTAGTGTGACTGAGAATAATTTGAGAAGGGTTTAAGAAGAGGTTGATTAGTATGGAGTTGGCCAGATGAACCAGGGAGGACCAAGTCATCAGTTTAGGCCTGGACCTCGACCCTTCAAAAGAAGGTAGGTGCAACTTGCAAAATCTAACCATCCTCTGAAATGTCAAATATGTAGGAAGTCTCATTCTGGAAGATGTGCTAGAAGTGGAATTAGGTGTTTTACTTGTTAGAGGGAGGGACACATGTCTAGGGAATGTCCTCAGAATAAGGCCCAGATGCAGGGAAAGAGTATCGATCAGGTTTATATGTTGGGCACAAAGGAGGCTAAAAGAAACAGTGCCTTAATTGTTGGTACTTGTCTCGTCAATAATCATCCTTGTTTTGTATTGTTTGATTGTGGGCCGACACACTCTTTTATATCAATTCAGTGCTTGAAGCGTCTTGGCTTGCAAGCAATTCCCTTGTCTCCTCCTATGGTGGTTACTACCGCCGTGGATGATGTGGTTGAGACATcgttgatttgtgaaaattgttcgCTCTCGGTGAATGGTAGAATTTTCTGGATTGATCTTATTTGTTTACCACTTAAGAAGGTTGATGTGGTTTTGGGGATAGATTGGATTTCCGCCAATTCGGTGTTTATTGGATGTGAAGAGAAGTTGATTATCATTCCATCTAGTGAAGCTACTCCAAAGGATGTCCTGACTACTATCTTGGAAGGTACGATTGGCATGGTTAATTTCTTATTTGAGAATGAAAAGTCAGCTCTCTTGGTTCTTACCAAGGAATCTAGCGATAATCTGAGTGTTACCCAAATCCCTATTGTTTGTGAATTTCCAGAAGTTTTTCCTGAGGATGTCACCTCTCTTCCTCCTGAAAGGGAAGTGGAATTCTCTATTGATTTGATACCTGGGACGACTCCAATCTCTATTTCTCTGTATCGCAGGGCGCCACTCGAGTTGAGAGAGTTGAAGAATCAATTGGAAGAGTTGTTAACCAAGCATTTCATCTGACCTAGTGTCTCACCGTGGGGAGCTTCAGTATTATTAGTAAAGAAGAAGGACGGTAGTATGCGATTATGCGTTGATTATTGCCAGTTGAATAAAGTCAccattaagaacaagtatcctcTGCCAAGGATAGACGATTTGTTAGATCAGTTGAAAGGAGCCTGTATGTTTTTGAAGATTGATTTACGATCGGGCTATCATCAAATAAGAGTTAAGAGTTCGGATGTACCAAAGACCGTATTTAGAACCCGATATGGCCATTATGAGTTTCTTGTAATGCCGTTTGGTGTAACAAATTCCCCAGTTGTTTTCATGGACTATATGAATCGGATATTTCAACCTTACTTGGACCAGTTCGTGGTGATCTTTATTGATGACATTCTTATTTATTCTCGTACTCCTCAAGAGCACGGAGACCACCTAAGGATTGTTCTAACTGTACTGCAAGAGAAACAACTTTTTGCCAAGTTAAgtaagtgtgaattttggatgaacgaagtgaagtttcttggtcatgtaatatCACAAGGAGGagttgttggtgtaagccctagaggccaatatttttggtacttgtatcgaattatttattaataataaaaggcattttctttattatggttgattaataaagtccctagaatagatagtccgtttaatgtattaagtgtgacttaatcatgagaacacattaaacataagggcattgttcttaaagtatccgtagtagagctttaatgtgaagtgggataacattaaagcattaagactattatgtttgtagactgatgatcacatctcatggatcatggataaagagttatcaagtcttaaacataggtatgaatattaggagtaatatttataccggattgacccgctatgagaatactatatagaaagttatgcaaagtgtcataagttattctcatggtgataatagtgtataccactcttcgacctgaaaccactatggatcctagatgtagagttgagtgctttattactgatccaacgttatccgtaactggatgaccataaagacagttgatgggtactccacgaagcatgctgagggacatgagtgtcctagatggaatttgtcaatcctgcgtaacaggataaatgtctatgggcccaatattgaactggacaagggtgacacggtctataccttgtgttcaatatagacataagggcaaagaggtaattatacacataattattatcacaggaggttttgtcagatcacatgacattttcgtgacttggatagcagtgatgtgttgctagataccgctcactgtttattatgttaaatgtgtaatttaatataattgccaacgccgcgaaaacctatagggtcacacacaaaggacggattgatgagagatagaataattaaggaacatcgtaaggtacgatgtacttaagtagaatacgaaatatggtaaggtaccaagtacttaagtgattttggcatattatgagatataagccaaaatgcacttaagtgggctttttggcttgaagcccacacaagtggttctataaatagagctcttgtgcagaagctttgtatgggaatacaacacaactgaagagttggaatttcgtatctctctttctctcactcaaagccttcattcacaaacagctagcactgcgattgaaggaatccgttcgtgtggactgagtagagatgttgtcatcgttcaacgttcgtgatcgccccgtggatctgtatcaaaggttttgataattatcagagatctgcaccaaaggtttgaatcgccacaagaggtaacgattctatcacttatcatgcccattcgtaaggatcactaaatggagaaatttttaaattccgctgcgccttggatggcaattctccaacagtggtatcagagccacttacgaaaccatgaatctgatatctgtttttgttatgtaataatatgattaaaacagaatgaatcaaaggttaaattgagatcgatcaagttacatatatgtgatatatgtaaccctgatgcaaaatacattatatatgatataatgttcttgtttcgttcattcaaaaacctcgatggttgttttcctttgagcgatcaatagtcgtttgcttcttgatccgacattagtatggtgaagcaatgacgtgttgatcaatcatactgaattaacaatcgagacgtgtttgacggtctgaaattggtgcagtagggttagtgacggcacaagggttgtgttgtcagagagttatgcgattggggtttgaacgcacaagagttgtgcttcctaaacactttttggaacagtgttgaccggttaacgcgtatggttaaccggttaacggaatgcgaaataaaatttttgagattttttaacagtgttaaccggttaacgcatatggttaactggttaacgcaaggcggaaaacagttttccaagacattttcaaacagtgttaaccggttaacgcatttggttaaccggttaacgcaaggcagaaaacaatttttcagatttcaaaacagtgttaaccggttaacgcatatggttaaccggttaacgcaaggaatttttcacccattcggctaactcagtgctttaaaagtgtcaagtgttgatacgaaaagcgacatcgatttaaatgaattgttcattaaaatgtgatgatcggtcgtagaaatttaatttgattttaattaattaaaggaattaataataataataaagtgtttattattgccttgtggtgatcggttatggccttagttttcctttgttttgttttgggtttttaaaatacgacctgcgtgtcgtgcctctctctcaatctcccaaatgtaacttcttttctcatctcactccctcgtatgtaaaacgagtttctttcatgtaatgtaatgatatgaagaaagcaaagaagtcagtgccaaaggaggacaaccttgaagatcttgcttggagaagcttagatcgttgtaggttagcttaggttctctcattggcttgggagaacaattgcgctaggggccataactgtttcattttgtttgtatgtatgttgatgcatgtgaatgtatgctgatgcatgtgagagacgatttatatgataaacaagccggtgagatcagaaaattgcaattccctcaaaactaaatattaagttttaagctttccaagttttaacactcatcaagactagtatcgaataatgtaggtttcgcctacgcgaggtgcatgttctatattagtaaggtgcgatgggataattgtaatatccaactgttaaaacaatgggtcaaacttaactaaacaaattataataagattatatatatgtttagaagcaagagttgggaatgatccatatgatggattggaataaggagttattcacccaactgaaattttcaagagttgtatgagatacaattggaaggagttcttacctaaaataacctagttttgtgtaatccgcctacgcggacttagaacgaagtgaaatatggatctcgacccactagaaaatcttccaacgggattttccgaatcaaatgatgagggtcatctgttttgaataaaatagtgggagcatgtttaattaaaggcctaattgaatatgtcaatgatacttatattttcattaatccttatgtagattaccatgacaacaaacaccttTAACAAtatcctgcgatcaatccttgataaggaaaaattgtctgggacaaattttctggattggcaccgaaacctgaggattgtcctcaaacatgataaaaagttgtatgtcttggagacacctgttcctgaagaggaacctcctagttttgcacctaaggcagaaagagatgcttataagaagcatgtcgatgatgccaatgaaactgcttgtctcatgctggctaccatgaactcagaattgcaaaagcaacatgagaacatgtcagcgttcgatatgatcgaacacctgaagttgctctatcaagagcaagcaaggcatgagaggtttgaagtttcaaaatccctttttcaaagcaagttagctgagggagcccctgtaggtccccatgtactcaagatgattgggtatgtggaaaaccttgagagattgggttttcccctcgaaaaggaacttgcaactgatttgatcttgcaatcgttgccagatagtttcagtcaatttgtcctaaatttcaatatgattgatatggacaaatctcttcctgaactgctcgccatgttaagaactgccgagcagaatctgaagtcaaaagggaagtccattctgatgatcggaaatggaaagagacagaacaaaaggcccactaagcatagtgataaggggaagggcaaggaagttgccaatcccatacccactgctgctttgaagcctagtggaggcatagcaaaagaaggcacctgcttccattgcggtaagaccggacactggaagaggaactgcccaaagtacctggaagataagaagaatggagtagagacttcaacttcaggtatttttgttattaatttatctacttctacatcatgagtattagatactggatgcggttctcacatttgtacaaatgtgcaggaactaaaaaggagtagagatttggcaaaaggtgaagtcgacctacgagttggctatggagcaaaggttgttgctttagccgtaggaacttttgtattgactttacctagtggtttaataattcagttagagaactgttattatgtacctgcaattagcaggaatattatttccatttcttgtttggacaagtttggtttttcatttataataaagaacaattgttgctcaatttatttgaatgatatattctatgctactgcacaaatgatcaatggactatatgtccttgatcttgaaatgcctattaataacattaatacaaaagggtgaaacctaacgagttaaaaccaactaggtaagaatattaaaactcttcgatcagatcgaaatgatgagtatttaatcctagagtttgatgaccatctgaaagagtgtgggatcctatcccaacttactcctcctggaacatcccaatagaagggtgtatctgagagaagaaatcgaaccctgttggacatggtccgatccatgatgagtcacaccaatcttccaaactccttttgaggacatacaccattgacattagcttacacacttaaccgtgttccatccaaaaggttgaaaagacaccatatgagatatggagtggtaagagaccacatatgtcttacatgaagatttggggttgcgaagtttatgtgaaacgacaaatttcaactaagcttgagcccaaatctgacaaatgcttatttatggggtatcctaaagaaacaagaggatattatttctacaatccttctgagggcaaagtgtttgtcgctcgaacttgag from Lathyrus oleraceus cultivar Zhongwan6 chromosome 1, CAAS_Psat_ZW6_1.0, whole genome shotgun sequence includes:
- the LOC127093289 gene encoding uncharacterized protein LOC127093289 — encoded protein: MSRECPQNKAQMQGKSIDQVYMLGTKEAKRNSALIVGTCLVNNHPCFVLFDCGPTHSFISIQCLKRLGLQAIPLSPPMVVTTAVDDVVETSLICENCSLSVNGRIFWIDLICLPLKKVDVVLGIDWISANSVFIGCEEKLIIIPSSEATPKDVLTTILEGTIGMVNFLFENEKSALLVLTKESSDNLSVTQIPIVCEFPEVFPEDVTSLPPEREVEFSIDLIPGTTPISISLYRRAPLELRELKNQLEELLTKHFI